AGTTAATTGTGAATAAGGAAGCATCGGATATCTGACTGCCGGTTTTCCTTCCCTGATTCCGTATTTAAGCGTTTTAACAAACTGTTCTTCTGTCCAGTTTCCAATTCCGGTTTCCTTGTCGGGAGTAAGATTTCTGGTAAGAATAGGTTTGCCATCCATATCTATCAATTTAATTCCCCCTCCAAAATAACCTTCCGATTTTTCGGGTTCCGCAAAGTTGTTGGTGCTAAAATCTTTTGAATGACAGGAATAACATTCCAATTGATATAAAGTAAGATATTCCCCCCAAGCTACTATATTGGTGGTATCCGGCTCCGGTACAGGACCTGATGGCATTTCAAAAGGTTTAAAAGCAATATTGGATAAGAATTTGGCGAAGAAATTGGGTTTAGTAGGAGATAGCTCGGTGGGGTCAGGCTGAACATAAGGATTATCAGAACGCAGAAAAGCGATGATAGAGTTCATGTCTTCGTCAGAAAGTTTAGGTAGTTTGACCATATATGGCGGAACATATTGCCCATCCGGTCTGATTCCTGTGCGGATAAAGGCAATCAATTCTCCATCTGTCCATTTGCCTATCCCTGCTTCAGGATGTTGAGTAATGTTCAAACTGTTTATTTCACCAAAACCTTCTACTTCAGTCATACTTCGTCCGGTCAGCTTATTGGTTTTTTCATTCAAATGGCAATGGTTGCAAAGCATCGAAGCGAGTTTCATTCCCCGCTCCACCCGTTCCGGGGTTACTTCAACTTTTGCTTCGTACTTAACCGGATCATATTTAGGTATTCCCCGCACAAAAATTACGGTAGCACCAACTGCTAACAAAACGCAAATCGCTAAAACTAAAAATAATACAGCCTTTAACAATGTTTTCATTTGGTATAAAATTTTGGAGTTAAGTAAAATAGCTAAACTTTTTAAGAAAATCTAAGGTAGAATTTAGTTTTAAAAATGATGTTGTTTTAGTAAACAAATTTGGAAATCCTATAAAAATCCTTCAAAAAAGTTATTTGCAATAGAGAAAATAAAATTCAGGTCGTAACTTTGGCAGTACATAAATCATTTCTCCATGAAACAGATTACATTTTTCCTTCTAAGTATATGCTTGATTTCCCTTAATATTTCTGCCCAGCAACATGGTAATTTGCCCAAAGGACTGACCCCTGA
This is a stretch of genomic DNA from Sphingobacteriales bacterium. It encodes these proteins:
- a CDS encoding c-type cytochrome; translation: MKTLLKAVLFLVLAICVLLAVGATVIFVRGIPKYDPVKYEAKVEVTPERVERGMKLASMLCNHCHLNEKTNKLTGRSMTEVEGFGEINSLNITQHPEAGIGKWTDGELIAFIRTGIRPDGQYVPPYMVKLPKLSDEDMNSIIAFLRSDNPYVQPDPTELSPTKPNFFAKFLSNIAFKPFEMPSGPVPEPDTTNIVAWGEYLTLYQLECYSCHSKDFSTNNFAEPEKSEGYFGGGIKLIDMDGKPILTRNLTPDKETGIGNWTEEQFVKTLKYGIREGKPAVRYPMLPYSQLTDSEAKAIFAFLRTVPPLKNEIEQL